The DNA sequence ataaacatgtttATTACCACATTCCCAAACCATTTCTaacaaaccaacaataaaATCCTTTCATCCCTAACTTAGGGTTTGCCCTCTATGACACTTCACAGATAAAGGTTCAATCCATTCAAAGCAAAGCTCAAACTATAATCAAATATGTCTAAATACCATGTATTCAACATTACTTCAAAGAATAAAATCAACTAAATACCCTAAGTCATGAGgtccaaaaatttaataactCAAACTAATTGAAATACCATAACATGTGCATCAAAATTGGGATAGAAAGGTAGACCTACCTCCAAATAATCCACTTATGTGATTCCTTCAATGATTCATTGGTAGAAATGTGAGatttgtgaagaaaatggtTATAGAGATAGGAAGAGGGGCTGCCGATTTTTGTGGGAGAAGaaaatgaggaagaagaatgCCCATTTTGATGCTTAAAAAGTGATCCTCAAACAATTAACATAATTTGTGGACAATGTATGGCCATTTGTTCCCATTAATTCACtcatttgtattttaaaaatttctagACCTTTCTATTCATTTCTAAGGCTTaacatatattcatataatacATAACattgcaattaaaaaaaaatcgtcaTTTACAAGTTAGACCATAAGGATAGGTTATTGTATGTGAAAGGACCATTTTTCCCATCTATCGAATTTTCTACACGAACATCGAATAAATCCTAATTTCTTTCTCAATCTTACTCACAttaatacttaattttaatgCTACAATACCCCTTATTTAATTTGGCCATTTTCATCGTCGAAACAATCACCGAAAACCTGATATACAAGTTTTACACTTCTTAATATATTTCTTCTAATCTCTCCATTTCCAaccttatattattttctaacgcttaatttttatttaatcactttCTAGTCATAtactttaatatttcaatttatttccttctcgatttttttgaatgaatatgCGAAAACATCTTACagataaattatactagtttCTAATATCATTTCCACTCTTTATAATTCATGTACTATTTCAAAATCTTCACTCTCATAACATATTAATCATATTGTTAATtaccaatattttcaatatcgAAATATTCGACAAGAGTCCTGATTCTCCGGTTTCCTCGGAAAAATTAATTTCCGACTAAGGTCATTTATTTGGGGTGTTAcagtgcatcggatccttgagttctacaattttctccaCATTATCTTTTCAAATCTTGTTAACTTGTTCTCATTTGTTTACTTGCTATTTATATGCTTTCATTAGTGTTAgaacaaaccaaaattttttaGATCGTACTCTAGATAGtagttaattttgtttgtagTAGTTAAGTTAGTACAAATTTGTCTCTATGGAATACGATATTCTTGCTTACTAATTGTTgcactagccccgtacacttgcgggtattacttgtgtgttaaaaaaaagttggagTCACCAACATCGGACTTCAACTTGCTCTCTATGAATGATTGCAACGACATGGTAGAATTAGGGGATaaagatatactccctccgtcccacgttacttgagtcacttctttttcgcactcgttttgtaaaaataataataaatagttaaagtggagataaagtaaagtaagaaaaagaataacactttaactattattattatttttacaaaacgagtgcgaaaaagaagtgactcaagaacatgggacggaggaagtataggAAATGACTATTTAATTGTATTCTTACCCGATTTATAGTGTCGAAACTAGTagcatgattaattatgttattatatgttaatagtcaatttgattataattttggtatttaAAATATCCTAAACAATTCGTAAAATATGTTTATGATATATATGtaactccaaccatttacctTCTGCAATTTAGATAAGTATTCTTGTACTATCATTATAAACATCACATGATATTGACTAATTCTAATCAACTAAGAAATGTTTTTCATGACAATAGAATAATTAATCCACCACATTTTACACAGTTACAATTAAATGTCCACGTACGTACAATTTATCATGTGGGTTAGAAACTATGGTTTGGTTTTGAAAATCGGATAGTTATGAAGTTGGATTGCGATTTGCGATGTATAATTTGTgtagattttaaaatagagaattGTTACTCAAAACATAAGAGAATAGAAATGTGCCTATGTGCATACAATGCTCTAGTTCAGAGAATTAATTTGTTAGCTTCAAATATAGATAAGTTGGTCTATCTCGCATAACTTTATCTAAATGATTCTTGTGTCATTGAAGAATGTATTATTTTCaatgaaaattattaagaTAGATTTATGTAACAGAATGTGAAACAAGTAGATGAATAATATGTTTAACTATACACAAGGCAAGGGAGAAAATGTAAGAACAATGAGACTATTCTTCAATGGTATTAAGATATATATGTCTATAtgtaaaaaacaattataaagacatgtagtaatatttttttaatctaaaaagaatggattgcatttataaggatcaaatttaaagttcattctatctacaaaatataaattctaaacaagaaaaaaagcCCAACACCTAAAATCTAGTAATGGATACAACCTACTATCCATTCTTTTCTATGGAATCAAATGAATATTAAGAAAACTAGTCTGTATTTGTATTTGctataaaaaattgaacaataactaaaaaaagtactcctacTACATAATTCGGTCGCACTGAACCACAacaatgaaaatgcaaaaacaaGCCAACCTTGTTTCAATTTAGtcatataattatttctagtataaataatatttgtcgCAATCACCAGCTTGAGAATACCACTGCAAACAAAGAGATTAATGCAAGTTAATTGATCAAAGTTAAAGTTGAGTGAAAAAGAAATCCTCTTTATATCAAAGAGGGTAGTGATAACTAACCCAACGAATTTAATCCCTTTTTTCCGAAATCTCTCCAACAGTTAAAGGCCCTGTTGAATAAGATAATCACCCATCGCCTCGACAGCCATGTTGCCCGGAACACAACAAAATCTCGCATCATACATACGATCAAGCCAAGAGTAGTCTTTTTTATGGTGACATTATGCCCCATCTAATaagcaaaaaagaaaacataatcAATTCATTACACTTTCCATATGGGATAAGTAAAATAGGATGATATATAGTATAAAGTTTTTATCTGAAAAAAGAGATTTGATGTCAATACATTCTTTCCTGTCCCTCGAATGATGGCATCAGGCTCGCCTCGAATCACAAAGTAACTACTTCCCCCAATCTGCAATCCGGTCGGAGCTAACGTACCGGGATTATCAAATTCGTTCATCATAGATGTTACCTCGTTAGGCTTCAACTGCATCACCATTCAATTGTGAATTGTTATATAGATAGCTAATACAGATAGAAAATTGTTAGCCTAAACGATGAGATACCTTTGGGAAGTTAAAGGTTTGGGCCAAAATGGCACCGTCATGGCTGACCATGGCGATGGAACTGAGGAAATAGCTGTAACCAATATCGGACCTCAACTGGTCATATATGTATGATTGCAACCACATGGTAGAATTAGGGCAGGGAGAGACAAGAAAGATAGGAAATTAtgactactttttttttgttactaGAGTAAATACTCAATTTGTTACGATTTTATTtcgaatattttaaaatatatacaccaATATTGGCATTTACTACTTCCTATTTTAGTTTGAAATATTTCgcattttttgacaaaatattgTTGCCATAAATTGGTCTTCAacaatgaaaatatcaatttaagCTCCCCAGATTATGTTCTTGCTTCCATAATCCATGTGTGCATTTTTATTTCGAGTTTTATTTCCAAAAAGTGTTACGTTAACATAGTTAGACAaagctatatatataggagtgtGGGACCATGGCCCCATCAGTTATGAAATTTCCTAAGATATTTTTTAGTGAGTTATTAAAactttatgattaattatttgctAGCCATTGATGGTATGttttaaaatcaatatcaTTAAGTTATggtaagatatgatttttaaaatttactattaaATTTCTGTAAATTGGGTGTAACTTATGTTCTGTAGAATGGGTTTGAACTTTCAATACACTATgtagtaattttctttttcattatatttttattttgattaatttatttatattagagatatatgtgtgtgtacATGTGGTGGTGTAGTTGCAGTTGACCAATTTCCCGCATTGTTACCATTGAGAATCTATTTGTTGAATGCCATAAATTTTGTCTTTATCTTTATGCATTTATCAAACATCGTCCcatcctacaaattaattgacctatttctatatagaataaattattaagtatacaaatattaattgacctttttaattttgttttcgCATATCTCTACTAgaatcttgaaaaaaaaattaaattaatggaaAAGATTTcgatttacttcattataattaaGAAAGTGATATCTTAGCAAGTTAGCATTCAGTTGCTATACAAAATAGAATTCTTGTTAGAGTAGTACTACTTACAATCACAACAGACTTTACTAACCaccttagtttttttttacttaaagtCAAACCAAACAAAGATATATATAATGTTGCCAAAGAAGCGAAGAGAACATCAAAATGAATCCTCAACAATACCATCATAAtcacatcattttattagtagcACTTTGAATGATGCACTATATCACTATTTTCCATTCATGTACCCTCAAACAATTATCATTTCATGCAatctacatatataaatttgaatgagAAAAAGGGATGGATGGTGGCCAAATTGAGTCTAAGCACAAGAGGAGGGACCAAACCCCAATCTCCTCTTGCCAATATCAAACTCCCACAAATAATTCTGCTGCATAATATTCCCAACAATACTCGCGTCCGGCCCCGCCCCGCCATCCGCGAACCCGAGGCACTTCACCTCGGGCACGTCATCAATCAC is a window from the Salvia hispanica cultivar TCC Black 2014 chromosome 1, UniMelb_Shisp_WGS_1.0, whole genome shotgun sequence genome containing:
- the LOC125187738 gene encoding profilin-like is translated as MWLQSYIYDQLRSDIGYSYFLSSIAMVSHDGAILAQTFNFPKLKPNEVTSMMNEFDNPGTLAPTGLQIGGSSYFVIRGEPDAIIRGTGKNMGHNVTIKKTTLGLIVCMMRDFVVFRATWLSRRWVIILFNRAFNCWRDFGKKGLNSLVVFSSW